One part of the Engraulis encrasicolus isolate BLACKSEA-1 chromosome 17, IST_EnEncr_1.0, whole genome shotgun sequence genome encodes these proteins:
- the mettl23 gene encoding methyltransferase-like protein 23 isoform X3, giving the protein MSSPENSDQALKEFTFEGDKDTLTVLIPERCSLKAGLTEPSAICSQHRGFLFLAEVSKVKVNSYVLDPQYGMYVWPSAVVLAQYVWTHREEIQNHTLLELGAGVSLPGVVASKCGARVILSDSAELPRCLDNCRRTCTANGLGGDVQVVGLTWGQVCPQLLSLPPLDIIMASDVFYDPEGPTPRLSSGPLTRREVLTGLWRLCSTSGV; this is encoded by the exons ATGAGTTCACCAGAGAATTCCGACCAAGCTCTTAAAGAGTTTACTTTCGAAGGAGACAAAGACACGTTGACAGTCCTCATCCCAGAG aggtgtaGCCTAAAAGCTGGATTGACAGAGCCTTCTGCAATTTGCTCTCAACACAGGGGATTTCTCTTtttagcagaggtgtcaaaagtaaaagtaaattcgtAT gttTTGGACCCGCAGTATGGCATGTACGTCTGGCCCAGTGCAGTGGTTCTGGCCCAGTATGTCTGGACCCATAGGGAGGAGATACAGAACCACACACTGCTGGAG CTGGGCGCGGGTGTGAGTTTGCCTGGCGTGGTGGCTTCCAAGTGTGGCGCCAGGGTGATCCTGTCGGACAGTGCCGAGCTCCCGCGTTGCCTCGACAACTGCCGTCGCACCTGCACGGCCAACGGGCTGGGAGGGGACGTGCAGGTGGTGGGCCTTACCTGGGGACAGGTGTGTCCCCAGCTGCTGTCCCTACCCCCCCTCGACATCATCATGGCCTCCGATGTGTTCTACGACCCTGAAG GACCAACCCCAAGGCTCAGTTCTGGACCACTTACCAGGAGAGaag tgctgACTGGTCTCTGGAGGCTCTGCTCCACAAGTGGGGTTTGA
- the mettl23 gene encoding methyltransferase-like protein 23 isoform X1, whose protein sequence is MSSPENSDQALKEFTFEGDKDTLTVLIPERCSLKAGLTEPSAICSQHRGFLFLAEVSKVKVNSYVLDPQYGMYVWPSAVVLAQYVWTHREEIQNHTLLELGAGVSLPGVVASKCGARVILSDSAELPRCLDNCRRTCTANGLGGDVQVVGLTWGQVCPQLLSLPPLDIIMASDVFYDPEDFEDVLVTVSFLLRTNPKAQFWTTYQERSADWSLEALLHKWGLNCKYIPLDSFGAHGNYIARSNLPGNHSIQMMLISATVGMETRTP, encoded by the exons ATGAGTTCACCAGAGAATTCCGACCAAGCTCTTAAAGAGTTTACTTTCGAAGGAGACAAAGACACGTTGACAGTCCTCATCCCAGAG aggtgtaGCCTAAAAGCTGGATTGACAGAGCCTTCTGCAATTTGCTCTCAACACAGGGGATTTCTCTTtttagcagaggtgtcaaaagtaaaagtaaattcgtAT gttTTGGACCCGCAGTATGGCATGTACGTCTGGCCCAGTGCAGTGGTTCTGGCCCAGTATGTCTGGACCCATAGGGAGGAGATACAGAACCACACACTGCTGGAG CTGGGCGCGGGTGTGAGTTTGCCTGGCGTGGTGGCTTCCAAGTGTGGCGCCAGGGTGATCCTGTCGGACAGTGCCGAGCTCCCGCGTTGCCTCGACAACTGCCGTCGCACCTGCACGGCCAACGGGCTGGGAGGGGACGTGCAGGTGGTGGGCCTTACCTGGGGACAGGTGTGTCCCCAGCTGCTGTCCCTACCCCCCCTCGACATCATCATGGCCTCCGATGTGTTCTACGACCCTGAAG ACTTTGAAGACGTGCTGGTGACGGTCAGCTTTCTCCTCAGGACCAACCCCAAGGCTCAGTTCTGGACCACTTACCAGGAGAGaag tgctgACTGGTCTCTGGAGGCTCTGCTCCACAAGTGGGGTTTGAACTGCAAGTATATTCCTCTAGACTCCTTCGGTGCCCACGGCAACTACATCGCCCGCTCCAATCTCCCTGGTAACCACTCCATCCAGATGATGCTCATCAGTGCTACGGTCGGCATGGAAACCAGGACTCCATAA
- the srsf2b gene encoding serine/arginine-rich splicing factor 2b, which yields MSYGSYGRPPPQIEGMTSLKVDNLTYRTSPETLRRVFEKYGRVGDVYIPRDPYSKESRGFAFVRFHDKRDAEDAMDAMDGAFLDGRELRVQMARYGRPPDSHYSSGGGRSGRDGRGGPPRRDRGRRSRSPRRRRRSRSRSRSRSRYSRSRSRSRSRSRSRGSRSYSRSRSRSARRSKTPNKSPSRSRSRSRQHSPASNKGSKSRSRSKSPPKSPGENGAASP from the exons ATGAGTTATGGTAGTTATGGCAGACCGCCGCCTCAGATCGAGGGCATGACTTCGCTGAAGGTGGACAACTTAACCTACCGCACATCGCCAGAAACTCTTCGTCGTGTCTTCGAGAAGTATGGGCGAGTTGGAGACGTCTACATCCCCAGAGATCCATACAGCAAGGAGAGCAGGGGTTTCGCTTTTGTGCGTTTCCACGACAAACGCGACGCCGAGGACGCGATGGATGCCATGGACGGTGCGTTCCTAGACGGCCGAGAACTGCGTGTTCAGATGGCACGCTACGGAAGGCCCCCAGACTCCCACTACAGCAGTGGTGGTGGCCGCAGTGGTCGTGACGGTCGTGGTGGACCCCCTCGACGAGACAGAGGACGCCGCAGTAGGAG CCCACGACGCCGCAGACGCAGCCGCTCCAGGAGCCGCAGCCGTTCCCGCTACAGCCGCTCCAGGTCCCGGTCCCGCTCCAGGTCCAGATCCCGTGGCTCCAGGTCTTACTCGCGTTCCCGCTCCCGCTCGGCCCGCCGCAGCAAGACCCCCAACAAGTCGCCCTCGCGCTCCAGGTCCCGCTCCCGCCAGCACTCGCCGGCCTCCAACAAGGGCTCCAAGTCCCGCTCGCGCTCCAAGAGCCCGCCCAAGTCGCCGGGGGAGAACGGAGCGGCGTCGCCGTGA
- the mettl23 gene encoding methyltransferase-like protein 23 isoform X2, producing the protein MSSPENSDQALKEFTFEGDKDTLTVLIPEVLDPQYGMYVWPSAVVLAQYVWTHREEIQNHTLLELGAGVSLPGVVASKCGARVILSDSAELPRCLDNCRRTCTANGLGGDVQVVGLTWGQVCPQLLSLPPLDIIMASDVFYDPEDFEDVLVTVSFLLRTNPKAQFWTTYQERSADWSLEALLHKWGLNCKYIPLDSFGAHGNYIARSNLPGNHSIQMMLISATVGMETRTP; encoded by the exons ATGAGTTCACCAGAGAATTCCGACCAAGCTCTTAAAGAGTTTACTTTCGAAGGAGACAAAGACACGTTGACAGTCCTCATCCCAGAG gttTTGGACCCGCAGTATGGCATGTACGTCTGGCCCAGTGCAGTGGTTCTGGCCCAGTATGTCTGGACCCATAGGGAGGAGATACAGAACCACACACTGCTGGAG CTGGGCGCGGGTGTGAGTTTGCCTGGCGTGGTGGCTTCCAAGTGTGGCGCCAGGGTGATCCTGTCGGACAGTGCCGAGCTCCCGCGTTGCCTCGACAACTGCCGTCGCACCTGCACGGCCAACGGGCTGGGAGGGGACGTGCAGGTGGTGGGCCTTACCTGGGGACAGGTGTGTCCCCAGCTGCTGTCCCTACCCCCCCTCGACATCATCATGGCCTCCGATGTGTTCTACGACCCTGAAG ACTTTGAAGACGTGCTGGTGACGGTCAGCTTTCTCCTCAGGACCAACCCCAAGGCTCAGTTCTGGACCACTTACCAGGAGAGaag tgctgACTGGTCTCTGGAGGCTCTGCTCCACAAGTGGGGTTTGAACTGCAAGTATATTCCTCTAGACTCCTTCGGTGCCCACGGCAACTACATCGCCCGCTCCAATCTCCCTGGTAACCACTCCATCCAGATGATGCTCATCAGTGCTACGGTCGGCATGGAAACCAGGACTCCATAA